The Lynx canadensis isolate LIC74 chromosome D1, mLynCan4.pri.v2, whole genome shotgun sequence genome has a segment encoding these proteins:
- the UBTFL1 gene encoding upstream-binding factor 1-like protein 1, producing the protein MALSRGRSHWSKEDIVKLLDRMETNLPSNDSHTFKTTQSQMDWEKVAFKDYSGEMCKLKWLEVSYHLRKFRTLTELVLESKEHVEKPDRSKKRKKHPDLPKKPLTAYLRFFMEKRPQCSQKYPNLSNQELTKVLSKKYKELPEKIKLKYIQDFQKEKQEFEEKLAQFKDDHPDLFQNPNKSDVTKRSPNRAQKKFPSHVPEVKSPLGSCFSKRMIFRGEPRKPPMNGYEKFHRDLWSSRELRDVPPRERRVEIGRRWQRVPQSQKDHYKQQAEELQKQYKVDLDDWLKTLSPEQYAAYREATYSKRKNMSMRGGPDPKVRGTDLQSPPARSLQEGLGQESGLQAPETESPETTGGNAHASWGSGEDEEGEEGSSSSDSSSGSECEDCEFEDSGSSTSSLGDSSDADPN; encoded by the coding sequence ATGGCGTTGTCTAGAGGCCGAAGTCACTGGTCCAAAGAAGACATTGTGAAGTTACTGGACCGCATGGAGACTAACCTTCCATCCAATGACAGCCACACATTCAAAACAACCCAGTCACAGATGGACTGGGAAAAAGTGGCTTTTAAGGATTATTCTGGAGAAATGTGCAAACTCAAATGGTTGGAGGTTTCTTATCACCTGAGAAAATTTCGCACTTTGACAGAATTAGTCCTGGAATCCAAGGAACATGTTGAAAAGCCTGACAGAAGCAAAAAACGTAAGAAACATCCGGACTTGCCCAAGAAGCCCCTGACTGCTTACCTTCGCTTCTTCATGGAGAAGCGGCCTCAGTGCTCCCAAAAATATCCCAACCTGAGCAACCAGGAGCTGACCAAGGTCCTGTCTAAGAAATACAAGGAGCTCCCAGAGAAAATAAAGCTCAAATATATTCAAGATTTTCAGAAGGAGAAACAGGAGTTTGAGGAGAAACTGGCTCAATTCAAGGATGACCACCCTGATCTATTCCAGAACCCCAACAAATCGGATGTAACCAAGAGGAGCCCAAACAGGGCCCAAAAGAAGTTTCCGAGTCACGTGCCAGAAGTGAAGTCTCCCCTAGGAAGCTGTTTTTCCAAGAGGATGATATTCCGTGGAGAGCCCCGGAAGCCCCCCATGAACGGATATGAGAAGTTCCACCGGGATTTGTGGTCAAGTAGGGAGCTTCGAGATGTGCCCCCAAGGGAGCGCAGGGTGGAGATTGGCAGGCGCTGGCAGCGAGTCCCGCAGAGCCAGAAGGACCATTATAAGCAGCAGGCTGAGGAGCTGCAGAAACAGTACAAGGTGGATCTGGATGACTGGCTCAAGACCCTGTCTCCTGAACAGTATGCTGCCTACAGAGAGGCGACCTATAGTAAGCGTAAAAACATGAGCATGAGGGGAGGCCCAGATCCCAAGGTCAGAGGGACAGATCTGCAGTCGCCACCAGCAAGGAGTCTGCAAGAAGGGCTTGGACAGGAGTCAGGGCTACAGGCTCCGGAGACAGAGTCACCAGAGACCACTGGGGGCAATGCTCATGCCTCTTGGGGATCAGGAGAagatgaggaaggggaggaaggcagcAGCTCCTCAGACTCCAGCAGCGGGAGTGAATGCGAAGATTGTGAGTTTGAGGACAGTGGCTCCAGCACATCTTCCTTAGGTGACTCCTCTGATGCAGACCCCAACTGA